The proteins below come from a single Roseiflexus sp. RS-1 genomic window:
- a CDS encoding class I SAM-dependent methyltransferase, producing the protein MSDYDAIARFYDADHSGFADDLPFYRELARRTGGRVIDVMCGSGRLVVPLAQSGIRVTGIDSSAAMIARARERVAAAGVAARVTLHHGDVRSDLPPDHHDLAIVALNSFMHLTTIDDQLAALARIHKALNPDGLLAIDVFNPHARNLAGCDGELTLDRTFRLEDGVRVCKFVAQRADMAQQLNHVTFVYDEIDDGGGVRRTLHTMTLRWFYRYELEHLLERAGFTVEIVYGSYDLDPFVTNSEVMLTIARRMG; encoded by the coding sequence ATGAGCGACTACGACGCCATTGCCCGCTTTTACGACGCCGATCACAGCGGTTTTGCCGATGATCTCCCCTTCTACCGTGAACTGGCGCGCCGCACCGGTGGGCGCGTGATCGATGTGATGTGCGGCAGCGGGCGGTTAGTCGTCCCGCTGGCACAGAGCGGCATCCGTGTGACCGGCATCGACTCATCGGCGGCAATGATTGCGCGGGCGCGCGAGCGCGTTGCCGCTGCCGGCGTTGCTGCGCGGGTCACCCTCCATCACGGCGACGTGCGATCCGACCTTCCTCCCGATCATCACGACCTGGCAATTGTGGCGCTGAACAGTTTCATGCATCTGACCACGATTGACGATCAACTGGCTGCACTCGCCCGTATTCACAAAGCGCTCAATCCCGACGGGCTGCTGGCAATCGACGTGTTCAACCCGCATGCGCGCAATCTCGCCGGTTGCGACGGCGAACTGACGCTGGATCGCACGTTTCGCCTGGAAGATGGCGTCCGCGTCTGTAAATTCGTTGCGCAGCGGGCGGATATGGCACAGCAACTCAACCACGTCACCTTCGTGTACGACGAGATTGACGACGGGGGCGGCGTGCGACGCACCCTGCACACCATGACGCTCCGCTGGTTCTACCGCTACGAACTCGAACACCTGCTGGAACGCGCCGGTTTTACGGTTGAGATCGTGTACGGATCGTATGACCTTGACCCCTTTGTGACCAACAGCGAGGTCATGCTGACCATCGCCCGGCGGATGGGGTGA
- a CDS encoding NAD(P)/FAD-dependent oxidoreductase has product MSSYDVVICGAGIAGVAAADALTARGASVLLVDERPPLSLTSDKSSECYRNWWPGPDNAMVALMNRSIDLIDALAHETQNAIALNRRGYLYVTTDPAQTAQLQHAGETAAALGAGPLRTHVRPDTYTPSIAHGFDGQPDGADLILDRATLRRFFPCLADAAVAALHVRRCGWLSAQQLGMILLERACSRSARLLRARVEAVEVTDGRVSAVWIDNQRIATGAFVNAAGPFLRRVGRMVGVDLPVFSERHLKVAFEDHLGIIPRDAPLLICADPQAIAWTDDERAMLADDPEAQSLLDVLPAGAHCRPEGGTGSTWVIALWAYDAAPVEETFPLPAAPYFFDVTLRGLTRIIPALEAYIHRPPRPTIDGGYYTKTRENRPLIGPAGPRGSFVMGAFSGYGIMAACGAADVLAAYLSGEALPAWAAAFHPARYDDPAYRALLDTWNDTGQL; this is encoded by the coding sequence GTGAGCAGTTACGATGTCGTGATCTGTGGTGCGGGCATTGCTGGCGTTGCCGCTGCCGATGCGTTGACGGCACGCGGCGCGTCAGTGCTGCTCGTCGATGAGCGCCCGCCACTCTCGCTCACCAGCGACAAGTCGAGCGAGTGCTATCGCAACTGGTGGCCCGGTCCCGATAACGCGATGGTCGCGCTGATGAACCGTAGCATCGATCTGATCGACGCACTGGCGCACGAAACGCAGAATGCCATTGCGCTCAACCGGCGCGGCTATCTCTATGTCACGACCGATCCGGCGCAGACGGCGCAACTCCAACATGCGGGCGAGACGGCGGCGGCGCTGGGTGCAGGACCGCTGCGCACGCACGTTCGCCCTGACACATATACACCCTCCATTGCACATGGGTTTGATGGTCAGCCTGATGGCGCGGACCTGATCCTTGACCGGGCGACGCTCCGCCGGTTCTTTCCCTGCCTTGCAGATGCCGCCGTTGCTGCGCTGCACGTGCGACGCTGCGGATGGTTGAGCGCACAACAACTTGGCATGATCCTGTTGGAACGGGCATGCAGCCGCAGCGCCCGACTCCTGCGTGCGCGCGTCGAGGCGGTTGAGGTGACAGACGGGCGGGTCTCCGCTGTGTGGATCGACAATCAACGTATTGCCACCGGCGCGTTCGTCAACGCCGCAGGACCATTCCTGCGCCGGGTGGGACGCATGGTTGGCGTCGATCTGCCGGTCTTCTCGGAGCGTCATCTGAAGGTTGCGTTTGAAGATCATCTGGGCATCATTCCGCGCGACGCACCATTGCTCATTTGCGCCGATCCCCAGGCGATTGCCTGGACTGACGACGAACGCGCGATGCTTGCTGACGATCCAGAAGCGCAGTCGCTCCTGGACGTTCTTCCGGCTGGGGCGCACTGTCGTCCAGAAGGAGGGACCGGCAGCACGTGGGTTATTGCGCTGTGGGCATACGATGCCGCGCCGGTCGAAGAAACTTTTCCGTTGCCAGCCGCGCCCTATTTCTTCGATGTGACGCTGCGGGGTCTTACACGCATCATTCCGGCGCTCGAAGCCTACATCCACCGCCCCCCGCGTCCGACCATCGACGGCGGCTATTACACCAAAACGCGCGAAAACCGTCCGCTGATCGGTCCGGCAGGTCCACGCGGTTCATTTGTGATGGGCGCCTTTTCGGGGTATGGTATCATGGCTGCCTGTGGTGCAGCAGACGTACTGGCAGCGTATCTCAGCGGTGAAGCGCTGCCTGCCTGGGCAGCGGCGTTTCACCCCGCACGCTACGACGATCCTGCCTATCGTGCTCTGCTCGATACCTGGAATGATACGGGGCAATTGTAA